A genomic stretch from Gardnerella leopoldii includes:
- a CDS encoding phosphotransferase produces MPEVQFAGTRQSEQVNATDTAAGISHAVVQDISGKLYDVFISADSKGRKRLHDRARAAWTLEHSKDLAALGFAYDTMLTFMPGKREDANNNTGNVANNVTAGNSTVVGTQQYAQKQSTQQQSTRMSSIIANDNDEDTVLICEHLEGSARDLRLLTTDDCANVGTAIGAIHRLRPTFVTRGKYPAFTTGQIRAQLTGWIKRLRQAGHIPTEITDSWSRVLETEGLWSFETCPVHGGFMDGDILFTGSTITAVTNWQRMQINDPARDLAWIFAKLNEQRRNAVLSAYGRIMGSRLDSLIMLRANLWLQMEQVGDFVQALQRADNTSIMRFKAQVERLAHELSRISNAQTAKTGRATGNPASTITVGTLLENDNTQSRQISKNNSTENQLNTGNSDETNERDITSEGNTELNNAQDETYDSNKTISDDTHERKVQYAGTHAANAEEAEKAAQLADDTATQVITHVKTQTVHETAETIVQTAMSKSADSYASDEPESVNNAGSAEEAKDTKNNNDSEVKDKVIAERDSKVDSANETSSDSNTSSDSKLSEDEEKNMQDYDDKPETVIIPLLEREERAMRDAQADLD; encoded by the coding sequence ATGCCCGAAGTACAGTTTGCAGGAACGCGCCAAAGTGAGCAAGTTAATGCCACTGATACCGCGGCTGGAATTTCTCACGCCGTTGTGCAAGATATTTCCGGTAAGCTTTACGACGTTTTTATCAGTGCGGATAGTAAAGGTCGCAAGCGTTTGCATGACCGGGCTCGTGCAGCATGGACTCTTGAGCACAGTAAAGATTTGGCAGCTTTGGGATTCGCTTACGACACTATGCTCACGTTTATGCCAGGAAAACGCGAAGATGCCAATAATAACACTGGAAATGTTGCAAATAATGTAACCGCTGGAAATTCTACAGTTGTTGGCACCCAGCAATATGCGCAAAAGCAATCTACTCAACAGCAATCTACACGAATGTCAAGCATTATTGCCAACGACAACGATGAAGACACTGTGCTTATTTGTGAACATCTTGAAGGTAGCGCTCGCGACTTGCGTCTTCTTACTACCGACGATTGCGCAAATGTTGGAACTGCAATCGGCGCTATTCATCGCTTGCGCCCTACTTTCGTGACGCGCGGAAAATACCCTGCTTTTACTACTGGTCAAATTCGAGCACAGTTAACCGGTTGGATTAAAAGACTTCGTCAAGCCGGCCATATTCCAACCGAAATTACTGACAGTTGGTCGAGAGTGTTGGAAACTGAAGGATTGTGGTCATTTGAAACTTGCCCAGTACACGGCGGTTTTATGGATGGTGACATTTTATTTACCGGCTCAACGATTACTGCTGTAACAAATTGGCAAAGAATGCAAATTAACGATCCTGCGCGCGATTTGGCTTGGATTTTTGCAAAACTTAACGAGCAGCGCCGAAACGCAGTGCTTTCTGCATACGGTAGAATTATGGGTTCTCGTTTAGATAGTTTGATTATGCTCCGCGCAAACTTGTGGCTACAAATGGAACAAGTTGGCGATTTTGTTCAAGCTTTGCAACGTGCAGATAACACCAGTATTATGCGTTTTAAGGCTCAAGTTGAGCGTTTAGCGCACGAGCTTAGTCGTATTAGCAATGCACAAACTGCTAAAACTGGTCGTGCTACAGGAAATCCTGCCTCGACTATTACAGTTGGAACGCTTCTTGAAAATGACAATACGCAAAGTCGCCAAATTTCTAAGAATAATTCTACTGAAAACCAACTAAACACTGGAAATAGCGACGAAACTAATGAGCGAGACATTACTTCAGAAGGAAATACTGAATTAAATAACGCTCAAGACGAGACTTACGATAGCAACAAAACTATAAGCGACGATACTCATGAGCGCAAAGTTCAATATGCTGGCACACACGCAGCTAACGCTGAGGAGGCTGAAAAAGCAGCACAACTCGCTGATGACACAGCAACTCAAGTAATTACTCATGTAAAAACTCAAACAGTACACGAAACCGCAGAAACTATTGTGCAAACTGCAATGAGTAAATCTGCTGATAGCTATGCTAGTGATGAGCCTGAAAGCGTCAATAACGCTGGTAGCGCTGAGGAAGCTAAGGACACCAAGAACAACAATGATTCTGAGGTTAAGGATAAAGTTATAGCTGAGCGTGACAGTAAGGTCGATAGTGCAAACGAGACTTCTTCTGACTCAAATACTTCTTCTGACTCAAAACT
- a CDS encoding ATP-dependent helicase, whose protein sequence is MNSSPETSQVTSQVTSKTSQVTSPGALLDGLDDSQREAATALEGPVRIIACAGAGKTRTITRRIAYACATGKWDPERVLAVTFSVKAAAEMRSRIEALGVSNVGCVSTFHSAALQQIRSVWNDVCSAQFPSIMNDSQQIIASALKRYPDFADMTLLQTRDILAEINWAKVSLIAPDDYLRVCASTHRLPPAGIEPQQFVDIYEAYETEKNAHTCIDFNDILLLCCHILRNFPEAANRIKQSIGWITVDEYQDVSPLQHELLRLWMGQNRDICVVGDPAQTIYSFAGANSYYLLSFPQEFAPLGADISLNTDYRSTERIVGLANRVLAASAHKKDYVKVKAVTKGGVRVSQQVFATDVEEALGVVEQIAKLVKSGAAHLGECAILTRTNAQQQVVCKALKVAKLPYRVRKDVGWQRNVLEDAQSYGAQGISDVFASSNISTVTVSTIHAVKGLEFAHVYVIGCSEGLIPFGSTADDSALEEERRLMYVAITRAEKTLHLSYASRKDSGTGMNRVPSRFLA, encoded by the coding sequence ATGAATTCTTCACCAGAAACTTCGCAAGTGACTTCGCAAGTGACGTCTAAAACTTCGCAAGTGACTTCTCCAGGAGCGCTTTTAGACGGGTTGGATGATTCGCAACGCGAAGCTGCTACCGCGCTAGAAGGGCCTGTGCGCATTATAGCTTGTGCAGGAGCTGGTAAAACGCGCACTATTACGCGCAGAATTGCGTATGCTTGCGCTACTGGTAAGTGGGATCCTGAAAGAGTTTTGGCAGTTACTTTTTCTGTAAAAGCAGCTGCGGAAATGAGATCGCGTATTGAGGCTCTTGGTGTAAGTAATGTTGGATGCGTCTCAACATTTCATTCTGCGGCTTTGCAACAAATTCGCAGCGTGTGGAACGACGTCTGTTCAGCACAATTCCCGTCAATTATGAATGATTCTCAGCAAATCATAGCTTCTGCGCTTAAACGTTATCCAGATTTTGCAGATATGACTTTGTTGCAAACTCGCGATATTTTGGCAGAAATTAATTGGGCGAAAGTTTCGCTTATTGCGCCTGACGATTACTTGCGTGTGTGCGCTTCTACGCATCGTTTGCCTCCTGCAGGCATAGAGCCGCAGCAATTTGTCGATATATATGAAGCTTACGAAACCGAAAAAAATGCGCATACTTGCATCGATTTTAACGATATTCTTCTACTTTGCTGCCATATTTTACGAAATTTTCCGGAAGCTGCAAACCGTATTAAGCAATCAATCGGATGGATCACAGTTGATGAATATCAGGATGTGTCTCCTTTACAGCATGAATTGTTGCGATTATGGATGGGGCAGAACCGCGATATTTGCGTAGTGGGCGATCCTGCGCAAACAATCTACTCGTTTGCAGGTGCGAATAGTTACTATTTGCTTTCATTTCCGCAAGAATTTGCGCCTCTTGGTGCAGATATTAGTTTGAATACTGACTACCGCTCCACAGAACGCATCGTAGGTCTTGCTAATAGAGTGCTTGCTGCTTCTGCACATAAAAAGGATTACGTAAAAGTTAAAGCTGTAACGAAAGGTGGTGTTCGCGTTAGTCAGCAAGTTTTTGCCACCGATGTTGAAGAAGCTTTGGGCGTGGTTGAGCAAATTGCAAAACTTGTAAAAAGCGGTGCTGCGCATCTTGGGGAGTGCGCAATACTAACGAGAACCAATGCTCAACAGCAAGTAGTTTGTAAAGCGTTAAAAGTAGCAAAACTTCCGTATCGCGTGAGAAAAGACGTGGGGTGGCAGCGAAATGTTTTAGAGGATGCACAAAGCTATGGTGCTCAAGGTATTTCTGACGTTTTTGCATCTTCTAATATTTCAACTGTTACTGTTTCAACTATTCATGCTGTTAAAGGTTTAGAGTTTGCGCATGTTTACGTAATTGGCTGTTCTGAAGGGCTTATTCCTTTTGGCTCTACGGCTGATGACAGTGCCTTGGAAGAAGAGCGCAGACTTATGTACGTTGCAATAACTCGCGCAGAAAAGACTTTGCATCTTTCTTACGCTTCTAGAAAAGACAGTGG